Proteins from a genomic interval of Deltaproteobacteria bacterium:
- the metG gene encoding methionine--tRNA ligase encodes MPKFYLTTAIDYVNSIPHIGTAYEKIGADVLVRYRRLKGDEVRFQMGNDEHSANVQKAAIAQGLSPKVYCDGMREKFTQIWSKLRISYDDFIQTSEPRHHAASKKFFQVVFEKGDIYEGEYEGWYCESCEAYQTEKDLVEGLCPNHKTKPRWLVEKNYFFKLSKYREALIAHIEKNPKFILPDIRRNEILSLLQKEGLQDISISRSTFDWGIPVPANPKHVLYVWFDALLNYITAVGYGQDEAKFRQWWPAQLHIVGKDITRFHCVIWPAMLMSAGLELPQHVFGHGFVYLKGEKMSKSLGNVVTPLDIVEKFDADVLRYYLMRSSSFGSDGNFSWEDFITRYNSDLANDIGNLLSRTLGMAKKYFEGKIEAGQRAEEENWLLQTFENSKKKYHESLDYLNGDLEFHQALSAIWELMSACDKYIDVSAPWTLKKNNQDDRLKEVLFNLVNALRIIGLWISPFMPETSRKIYQQLNLPLPQVFQQNEDWSAFRGPHQLGESFQLFPRFENK; translated from the coding sequence ATGCCTAAATTTTACCTCACGACTGCCATCGATTATGTCAATTCCATCCCTCACATTGGCACGGCCTATGAAAAAATTGGAGCCGATGTGCTCGTACGTTACCGGCGCCTCAAAGGAGACGAGGTTCGTTTTCAGATGGGCAACGATGAACATTCGGCCAATGTGCAAAAGGCGGCCATTGCCCAGGGTCTGAGCCCCAAAGTTTACTGCGATGGGATGCGTGAGAAGTTTACCCAAATTTGGAGCAAACTTCGCATCAGCTATGACGATTTTATTCAAACCTCAGAGCCGCGTCATCACGCGGCTTCCAAAAAATTTTTCCAAGTTGTTTTTGAAAAAGGGGATATCTACGAAGGGGAATATGAAGGATGGTATTGTGAATCCTGTGAGGCTTATCAAACCGAAAAAGATTTAGTGGAAGGTCTTTGTCCTAACCATAAAACAAAACCCCGCTGGTTGGTGGAAAAAAATTATTTTTTTAAACTCTCCAAATATCGCGAGGCCTTAATTGCTCATATCGAAAAAAATCCAAAATTTATTTTACCGGATATTCGCCGAAACGAAATTTTGAGTCTGCTGCAAAAAGAAGGGCTGCAGGATATTTCCATCTCCCGCTCGACCTTCGATTGGGGCATTCCGGTGCCCGCAAATCCCAAGCATGTTTTGTATGTCTGGTTTGACGCACTCCTCAATTACATCACGGCCGTCGGCTATGGCCAAGACGAGGCAAAATTCAGGCAGTGGTGGCCCGCGCAACTTCATATTGTGGGAAAAGATATCACCCGTTTTCACTGTGTCATTTGGCCAGCGATGTTGATGAGTGCCGGCTTGGAACTGCCCCAACATGTTTTTGGGCATGGATTTGTCTACTTAAAAGGCGAGAAGATGAGCAAGAGCCTGGGCAATGTGGTGACTCCCCTGGACATCGTCGAAAAGTTCGATGCCGATGTCCTGCGCTATTATCTGATGCGTTCCTCCAGTTTTGGGTCGGACGGAAATTTTAGCTGGGAGGATTTCATTACCCGCTATAACAGCGATCTTGCTAACGATATAGGAAACTTGCTCAGCCGTACCTTGGGGATGGCCAAGAAATATTTTGAAGGAAAAATTGAAGCGGGTCAAAGAGCGGAAGAAGAAAATTGGCTGCTACAAACCTTTGAAAATTCTAAAAAGAAATATCATGAGTCTCTGGATTATTTGAATGGAGATCTGGAATTTCATCAGGCCTTGAGTGCGATTTGGGAACTCATGAGCGCCTGTGATAAATACATCGATGTCTCGGCCCCCTGGACCTTAAAGAAAAATAATCAGGACGATCGACTGAAAGAGGTGCTCTTCAATTTGGTAAATGCCCTGCGAATTATTGGTCTCTGGATTTCTCCCTTCATGCCCGAAACGAGTAGAAAGATCTATCAGCAATTGAACCTGCCCCTTCCTCAGGTCTTCCAGCAAAATGAGGATTGGTCTGCTTTTCGGGGCCCTCATCAACTGGGTGAATCTTTTCAGCTCTTTCCCCGCTTTGAAAACAAATAA
- the holB gene encoding DNA polymerase III subunit delta' — MNILGHEKTLKHLLQLAASNKLPHALLFCGPEGIGKSLVALHFVQKMFCAGSEPCQKCPTCLRVQEKNHPDLLWIEPEKEVIKIEKVRQMKQWLSLKPLEACRKIIILRDAHALPPAAANALLKILEEPPSDVLIILITAFPNALLKTILSRAQKIYFQPLSPNQTAQVLALKNHVPNSELLRTHALSPGQWLSLKSEALELIEKQILPALNSKPRQLLQLLNVAQEISGDAETEKSVLTLLLWEWRKRILQNPCAENLEKFQCIGLSLKRLDRYANALLTFENLFLKLCL; from the coding sequence ATGAATATCCTAGGCCACGAAAAAACTTTAAAGCATCTCCTTCAGCTTGCAGCTTCCAATAAGCTTCCTCACGCCTTACTCTTCTGCGGTCCGGAAGGCATTGGGAAATCTTTGGTGGCTTTGCACTTTGTGCAAAAAATGTTCTGTGCTGGTTCAGAACCTTGTCAAAAATGCCCCACCTGTTTGCGAGTGCAGGAAAAAAATCATCCCGATTTGCTTTGGATCGAACCCGAAAAAGAGGTGATTAAAATCGAGAAGGTTCGGCAGATGAAGCAATGGCTCTCTCTAAAACCGTTGGAAGCTTGCAGAAAAATTATTATTTTAAGGGATGCGCATGCCTTGCCTCCTGCGGCGGCCAATGCTCTGTTGAAGATCTTGGAGGAGCCACCCTCCGATGTTTTGATTATTCTGATTACAGCTTTTCCCAATGCCTTGCTTAAGACTATCTTGTCCCGTGCGCAAAAGATCTATTTTCAACCCTTAAGCCCAAATCAAACCGCGCAGGTTTTGGCGCTCAAAAACCATGTCCCCAATTCGGAGCTGCTGCGTACGCACGCTCTTTCTCCCGGGCAGTGGCTGTCCCTAAAAAGCGAAGCGCTCGAATTGATAGAAAAACAAATTTTACCGGCGCTCAATTCCAAACCGAGGCAATTGTTGCAGCTTTTGAATGTGGCGCAGGAAATTTCAGGAGATGCGGAAACGGAAAAGTCGGTCTTAACTCTTTTATTATGGGAATGGCGCAAAAGGATCTTGCAAAATCCCTGTGCAGAAAACCTGGAGAAATTTCAATGCATCGGCCTTTCATTAAAACGCCTCGACCGTTACGCAAATGCCTTGTTGACCTTCGAAAATCTCTTCCTTAAATTGTGCCTCTAA
- the tmk gene encoding dTMP kinase — MALFITFEGIEGCGKSTQIDLLAGHFLKNKIPFIKTREPGGTLLGEKIRPLLLDRHSNPVPMAELLLYSADRAQHCAEKILPALKEGKMVLCDRFIDSTLAYQHGGRKIDLDLIEQLIHISTNGLRPHLTLLFDCPVELGLGRAKGRNQKENDVQDRFENLDLSFHQAVRDEYLRLAKKDTKRFCVLDASLSIAEIFERVLKAVNSLSLTLPRQRGREE; from the coding sequence ATGGCCCTATTTATTACTTTTGAGGGGATCGAAGGCTGCGGAAAATCGACTCAAATCGATTTGCTGGCGGGGCATTTTTTAAAAAATAAAATCCCCTTTATTAAAACCCGAGAACCCGGCGGAACCCTGCTGGGAGAAAAAATCCGGCCTCTTCTATTAGATCGTCATTCCAATCCTGTCCCTATGGCAGAATTACTTTTATATTCGGCAGATCGTGCCCAGCACTGTGCTGAAAAAATTCTTCCTGCCCTAAAAGAAGGTAAAATGGTTCTCTGCGATCGCTTCATCGATTCTACCCTGGCCTACCAGCATGGAGGTCGAAAAATCGATTTGGATCTTATTGAACAACTGATCCATATTTCGACGAATGGCCTAAGGCCTCACTTAACCCTGCTGTTTGACTGTCCGGTAGAACTGGGGCTGGGCCGAGCCAAGGGAAGAAATCAAAAAGAGAATGATGTTCAGGATCGTTTTGAAAATCTGGATTTGTCTTTTCATCAAGCGGTGAGAGACGAATATTTGAGGCTGGCCAAAAAGGATACAAAACGATTTTGTGTGCTGGATGCCAGTTTGTCGATTGCAGAAATTTTTGAGCGAGTATTAAAAGCTGTGAACTCCCTCTCCCTAACCCTCCCCCGTCAAAGGGGGAGGGAGGAATAA
- a CDS encoding outer membrane beta-barrel protein, giving the protein MKKTLSLLTAFLAFAPFSSKAESKAGGLQLSGNIDVVTGWQHDDSNALGTPVGGQLGWFRGATAPKHDTFNFYLDQVELDLNKTYGENIRMRADIDLGRELSGTGRNTEGFNMSLEQAYVTVGVGGAELLVGRFNVPIGYYVVDRADNPTISFSNIFNYVTPANATGAKLYYSFNDLVDLNVYVVNNLADSVAFGNPIAGGTTVNPGGLASYSAIPSYGMRLGFNWGKDNTKSTVGFSYAGGPERFGCNGGGSSCNKHLTNLADLDFAVKFTPEFLLAGELVYRQDNSNILGIKNDKVWGGFVVANYDLNEAWRVFFRYGFLQDRSGYYTATNQNMHDFALGLGYQITDGAKLKLEYSPTIFDPRGTGAKTSWSHGFAAELAYNF; this is encoded by the coding sequence ATGAAAAAAACTTTATCTCTATTAACCGCATTCTTGGCCTTTGCACCGTTCTCCTCAAAGGCAGAATCCAAAGCGGGTGGTCTGCAGCTTTCTGGAAATATTGATGTGGTTACGGGCTGGCAACACGACGATAGCAATGCCTTGGGAACTCCGGTGGGGGGCCAATTGGGATGGTTTCGCGGCGCAACGGCTCCCAAGCACGACACCTTTAATTTTTACCTCGATCAAGTCGAACTGGATCTCAATAAAACTTACGGTGAAAATATTCGAATGAGAGCGGATATCGATTTGGGTCGCGAGCTTTCCGGAACAGGAAGAAATACGGAAGGTTTTAATATGTCCCTCGAGCAGGCCTATGTCACTGTAGGCGTGGGTGGGGCGGAGTTACTCGTGGGTCGTTTCAATGTCCCCATCGGTTATTATGTGGTCGATCGTGCCGATAACCCCACTATTTCTTTCTCAAATATTTTTAATTACGTTACGCCCGCCAATGCAACAGGCGCAAAGCTGTATTATTCCTTCAATGACCTGGTGGATTTGAATGTCTATGTGGTCAATAATTTAGCCGATTCCGTGGCCTTTGGTAATCCTATTGCGGGAGGAACCACCGTGAATCCTGGGGGCTTGGCAAGTTACAGCGCCATTCCTTCTTATGGGATGAGACTAGGATTCAACTGGGGCAAGGACAACACCAAAAGCACCGTCGGCTTTTCTTATGCCGGTGGGCCGGAACGCTTCGGTTGCAACGGAGGCGGATCCTCTTGTAACAAGCACCTCACCAATCTGGCCGATCTGGATTTCGCGGTTAAATTTACGCCGGAGTTTTTATTGGCAGGCGAATTGGTTTACCGTCAGGACAACTCCAACATCTTGGGTATCAAGAACGACAAGGTCTGGGGTGGATTTGTTGTGGCCAATTACGATTTGAATGAGGCCTGGAGAGTTTTCTTCCGTTATGGTTTTTTACAGGATCGAAGTGGCTATTACACGGCAACAAACCAGAACATGCATGATTTCGCGCTGGGCCTGGGTTACCAAATCACGGATGGAGCAAAACTGAAGTTGGAATACAGTCCGACTATTTTTGATCCTCGTGGCACGGGTGCCAAGACTTCATGGAGTCATGGATTTGCCGCAGAACTGGCTTATAACTTTTAG
- a CDS encoding outer membrane beta-barrel protein has protein sequence MINTVNDADTSGGVGGGQLGDFRGADTPKRDTFNFYLDQVELDLNKTFGENIRARADLDFGRAASGSYHSVIEQAYVTANIPLGNGVEFLVGRFNTPIGTESVDRNDNTALSYSNIFNFIRPHNTTGAKIYYAFNDNIDWHLYVVNNLFDTIAMDTTIPSFGTRIGFTWGEKGKESTFGLSYAAGPEGAAAHLVTGAAVPVSLKKHFTHIADLDFSVHVTDAFLIAGEAIYRQDNLGGAYLGAAGLPLIGVPGNPNAKAFGGNLLLGYSFNETWNAYLRYDFLNDRQGLYTTNVHSTYHDFALGAGYQITDGAKMKLEYRLDLQRYTGGAPKGYNNGFAAEFAYNF, from the coding sequence ATGATCAATACCGTTAATGATGCAGACACCTCCGGTGGAGTTGGTGGGGGACAATTAGGTGATTTTAGAGGTGCAGATACCCCTAAGAGAGACACCTTCAATTTCTACCTCGATCAAGTTGAACTCGATCTGAACAAGACCTTCGGTGAAAACATCCGTGCCCGTGCCGATTTGGACTTCGGTCGTGCTGCTTCAGGTTCCTATCACAGTGTGATAGAGCAGGCCTATGTGACCGCGAATATTCCCCTAGGGAATGGCGTGGAATTCCTGGTGGGACGTTTCAATACCCCCATCGGAACTGAATCGGTGGATCGTAACGACAATACCGCACTTTCTTACAGTAACATCTTCAATTTCATTCGTCCCCACAATACAACCGGTGCTAAAATTTATTACGCATTCAATGATAATATCGATTGGCATTTGTATGTGGTGAACAATCTGTTTGATACCATTGCCATGGATACCACCATTCCTTCTTTTGGTACCCGTATTGGTTTTACCTGGGGTGAAAAAGGGAAAGAAAGCACCTTTGGTCTTTCTTATGCAGCAGGTCCTGAAGGTGCGGCGGCTCATCTTGTGACCGGTGCAGCAGTTCCTGTAAGTCTAAAGAAGCATTTCACGCATATCGCTGATTTGGATTTCTCGGTTCACGTGACCGATGCCTTCTTGATTGCTGGTGAAGCTATCTATAGACAGGATAACTTGGGTGGTGCTTATTTGGGTGCCGCGGGTCTTCCCCTAATCGGTGTCCCTGGAAATCCTAATGCGAAGGCCTTTGGTGGTAACTTACTGTTAGGTTACAGTTTCAACGAAACCTGGAATGCCTACCTTCGTTACGATTTCTTGAACGACAGACAAGGCCTCTATACCACAAACGTTCATTCTACCTATCATGATTTTGCCTTAGGTGCAGGCTACCAAATCACCGATGGTGCAAAGATGAAATTGGAATATCGTTTAGATTTGCAACGCTATACAGGTGGCGCTCCTAAAGGATATAACAATGGTTTCGCCGCTGAATTTGCCTATAACTTCTAA
- a CDS encoding response regulator: protein MEKNAKHSVLVVDDDPQIFKIVSRILNPNRYEVEKAQDGEEALKKISKYKPVLLLLDLMMPGMSGIEVCQKIKGSPGSKEIMILVLTAKDGQIDRRRCFESGADDFLVKPFHIDSLARKIEYMIGKKGFALN, encoded by the coding sequence ATGGAAAAAAACGCAAAACACTCCGTCCTGGTGGTGGATGATGATCCGCAGATTTTCAAGATTGTTTCACGAATTCTTAATCCCAATCGCTACGAGGTAGAAAAGGCGCAGGATGGCGAGGAAGCCCTTAAAAAAATCAGCAAATATAAACCCGTATTATTGTTACTCGATTTAATGATGCCCGGGATGAGTGGGATAGAAGTCTGCCAAAAAATAAAGGGCAGCCCTGGGTCCAAGGAAATCATGATTTTAGTTTTAACGGCAAAAGATGGACAAATAGACAGAAGACGTTGTTTCGAAAGTGGAGCAGATGATTTTTTAGTGAAACCTTTTCACATCGATTCGCTGGCCCGGAAAATTGAATATATGATTGGGAAGAAGGGGTTTGCGTTGAATTGA
- a CDS encoding RidA family protein, with the protein MDLQKKTSPEEKLKLLKVSLFEPTPSEGNYVPCVRTGNLLFISGQLPKVGPQLAFKGRLGKEVNLDNGKRAAKQALANALAVAKWEMGSLDKITRVVRLTGYVNSFPGFSDQAKVMDGASDLLGEIFGDLGKHSRVSVGVTDLPLGATVEVDLILEVK; encoded by the coding sequence ATGGATCTTCAAAAAAAAACATCCCCCGAAGAAAAACTGAAACTCCTCAAGGTTTCTTTGTTTGAACCCACTCCTTCGGAGGGGAACTATGTCCCCTGTGTTCGAACAGGCAATCTGCTGTTCATTAGTGGTCAACTCCCAAAGGTGGGCCCGCAACTGGCCTTCAAAGGGCGCCTGGGCAAAGAAGTGAATCTCGACAACGGCAAGCGTGCAGCGAAACAGGCCTTGGCGAATGCGCTGGCGGTGGCGAAATGGGAAATGGGCTCTTTAGATAAAATTACACGCGTCGTCCGTTTGACCGGTTATGTAAACAGTTTCCCGGGTTTTAGTGATCAAGCCAAGGTGATGGATGGCGCCAGTGACTTGTTGGGAGAAATTTTTGGAGACCTGGGCAAGCATAGCCGAGTCAGCGTGGGTGTCACCGACCTGCCTCTGGGAGCCACGGTAGAAGTGGATTTGATTTTGGAAGTGAAATGA
- the bamA gene encoding outer membrane protein assembly factor BamA: MKLRHFFILSTLLLSFSPRALPGGELERIRSIEIQNSLPQRRKDILSIIRLKVGDTFDREKMDNSIFDLRKWGVFKNVEVLVRHEGNEVELTYQLEDAYIIKEVAIAGNYPLLEKRVRRAVFMSPGDVFEEEKIPEQIDRLIGFYEKEGFQNTIVYIQQYPNDNDRSITLKVVIEKGRGFRVREVNLEGNTVFHPGRIKNKISRFFDFKPRKIKSDIDSIVKLYKDAGYPRVRVKLSKTEFDKERRTVDLTLQIKEGKRVEVLFEGNAHQQSRKLQKIVSVTQSGDTDEFELEHSKALLLAHYRSLGYDETQVTYTKKELSPLHSLLVFKIEEGPKHLIKKIDFEGNEHFSDKTLKKQMLTKEESLGDSGVFLEELFKQDLENIEKFYETQGYLETKVEDWKKELNATQDKFLLNVELKERKIYPVESLEFEGLKSLKLEKVKGFLRVQENKPFSPTLLEEDVRALLVHYADQGYPYAEVKTEFDKLDSGKVKIRYKINEGKKAEMGQILLVGNNRTKSKSILQALKLKEGDPFRPQQILDSQIRLRRLGIFDSLSLETLGLKGKEEKVHLVVRVEERKNKILDLGFTYDTDTSFKAKLVYSELNLLGRAKHLDFKLTGGLLFNRGEIAYTDPRFLGSDWQQFANVFAQYENRASLEDRQVGTSLAFLRDLTRKLSLIFKYEFALTEFNEAKTDFSLLPPGSGTNTTGKLGVSVSYDKRDNFGDPHSGFYTVGKFDYGTQLNDGVTHFLKWGSRFGYWWSPFAKLTFANVLRVDNIIPLSSSGRVPAQELFFLGGDDTIRGFGQDQINPGGGKLALVHNLELQFRLYKGFQVVGFADSGFDINSWGELGLDTLRHSAGAGLRYVTPVGPIRLDYGFILDRRPEESKGRLHFTFGYFF; the protein is encoded by the coding sequence ATGAAGCTCCGACATTTTTTCATTCTATCCACCCTGCTCCTTTCCTTCTCTCCCCGAGCCCTTCCTGGAGGAGAGTTGGAGCGCATCCGTTCCATTGAAATCCAAAACAGTCTGCCCCAGAGAAGAAAGGATATCTTGTCGATTATTCGCCTTAAGGTAGGGGACACGTTTGACCGTGAAAAAATGGACAATTCCATTTTTGATTTACGCAAATGGGGGGTCTTTAAAAATGTCGAGGTTTTAGTCCGTCATGAAGGCAACGAAGTCGAGCTGACTTACCAGTTGGAAGACGCCTACATTATTAAAGAGGTGGCCATCGCCGGAAATTATCCCCTGCTTGAAAAACGGGTGCGGCGCGCTGTTTTCATGTCTCCGGGCGATGTGTTTGAAGAGGAAAAAATTCCGGAACAAATCGATCGTCTGATCGGTTTCTACGAAAAAGAGGGCTTTCAAAACACCATCGTTTATATTCAGCAATACCCCAACGACAATGACCGTTCCATCACGCTTAAAGTGGTGATCGAAAAAGGACGGGGTTTTCGCGTCAGGGAAGTAAATCTGGAAGGAAATACGGTCTTTCATCCGGGAAGAATCAAAAATAAAATCAGCCGATTTTTTGACTTTAAACCCCGAAAAATTAAAAGCGACATCGATTCTATCGTAAAACTTTACAAAGATGCGGGCTATCCCCGAGTGCGAGTCAAACTTTCCAAGACCGAGTTTGATAAAGAGCGCCGCACCGTCGATTTGACCCTGCAAATCAAGGAAGGAAAAAGGGTAGAGGTTTTATTCGAAGGCAATGCGCATCAGCAAAGTAGAAAACTGCAAAAAATTGTCTCGGTGACTCAAAGTGGAGACACAGACGAATTTGAACTCGAACATTCCAAGGCCCTGCTTTTGGCCCATTATCGAAGTCTGGGCTACGATGAGACCCAGGTGACATACACAAAAAAGGAACTCAGCCCTCTCCATAGCCTCCTCGTTTTTAAAATCGAGGAAGGCCCCAAGCATCTCATTAAAAAAATTGATTTTGAAGGCAACGAGCATTTTTCCGATAAGACACTCAAAAAACAAATGCTCACGAAAGAAGAATCCCTGGGCGACTCGGGGGTTTTTCTGGAGGAATTATTCAAGCAGGACCTGGAAAATATCGAGAAGTTTTATGAGACCCAGGGTTATTTGGAAACGAAGGTGGAAGATTGGAAAAAGGAGCTGAATGCCACCCAGGATAAATTTCTTTTAAATGTAGAGCTGAAGGAAAGAAAAATTTATCCCGTAGAATCTTTGGAATTTGAGGGCCTGAAAAGTCTGAAGCTGGAAAAAGTGAAAGGCTTTTTGCGGGTTCAGGAAAATAAACCTTTTTCTCCCACCTTGTTGGAAGAAGATGTGCGCGCCCTCCTCGTGCACTATGCGGATCAAGGCTATCCTTACGCCGAGGTGAAGACTGAATTTGATAAGCTGGATTCCGGCAAGGTCAAAATCCGATATAAAATCAACGAGGGGAAAAAAGCTGAAATGGGTCAAATTTTGCTCGTTGGAAATAATCGAACAAAATCCAAAAGCATCCTTCAAGCCTTGAAATTAAAAGAAGGAGATCCTTTCAGGCCCCAGCAGATCCTGGATAGCCAGATTCGACTTCGCCGACTGGGTATTTTTGATTCCCTCAGTCTGGAAACCCTGGGCCTAAAAGGAAAAGAGGAAAAAGTTCATCTGGTGGTGAGGGTCGAAGAGAGAAAAAATAAAATTCTGGATTTGGGTTTTACCTACGATACCGACACCAGCTTCAAGGCCAAATTGGTTTATAGCGAACTCAATTTATTGGGGCGTGCCAAACACCTCGATTTTAAATTGACGGGCGGGCTGCTTTTTAACCGTGGCGAGATTGCCTATACCGACCCCCGTTTTTTAGGATCGGATTGGCAACAGTTTGCTAATGTTTTTGCGCAATATGAAAATCGGGCCTCACTGGAAGACCGTCAGGTAGGGACCTCTCTGGCTTTTTTGAGGGATCTTACCCGCAAACTCAGCTTAATTTTTAAATATGAATTTGCCTTAACGGAATTCAATGAAGCCAAAACCGATTTTTCCCTGCTTCCCCCTGGAAGTGGGACCAACACAACGGGAAAATTAGGTGTCTCGGTGAGTTACGACAAGCGGGATAATTTTGGAGATCCCCATTCGGGTTTCTATACGGTGGGCAAATTCGACTATGGAACCCAATTGAATGATGGCGTCACCCATTTTTTAAAGTGGGGCAGCCGCTTTGGTTATTGGTGGTCTCCCTTTGCAAAATTAACTTTTGCCAATGTGTTGCGTGTGGATAATATCATCCCCCTCAGCTCCTCAGGCCGGGTTCCCGCCCAGGAATTATTCTTTCTGGGGGGAGACGACACAATCCGAGGCTTTGGCCAGGATCAGATCAACCCCGGAGGCGGAAAATTGGCCCTGGTGCATAATCTTGAACTGCAGTTCCGTCTTTATAAAGGTTTTCAAGTGGTGGGTTTTGCCGATTCGGGCTTTGATATCAATTCCTGGGGGGAGTTGGGTCTGGATACTTTAAGACATAGCGCTGGAGCGGGGCTCCGTTACGTCACCCCGGTGGGTCCTATACGCCTCGATTATGGCTTTATTTTGGATAGAAGACCGGAAGAAAGTAAGGGGAGGCTGCACTTTACCTTTGGCTATTTCTTTTAA